The proteins below come from a single Odontesthes bonariensis isolate fOdoBon6 chromosome 18, fOdoBon6.hap1, whole genome shotgun sequence genomic window:
- the LOC142368185 gene encoding E3 ubiquitin/ISG15 ligase TRIM25-like, with protein MVQKGVQLDRKSFSCSMCLDLLKDPVTIPCGHSYCRSCIKAHWDGEEQRGIHSCPQCRKTFKPRPVLGKSTMLADLVEQLKKTGPPADHCYAGPEDVACDVCSGRKLKATKSCLICLASFCEKHLQPHYDSAPFRKHKLVEPSKKLQENICSVHGEVMKMFCRTDQKSICYLCSVEEHKGHDTVSAAAERTERQRELEGSRQQIQQRIQDAEKDVKLLQQQLEAIHRSADKTVEHSQKIFTELIRLLQKRSSDVKQQIRSQQEAEGSRVKELQEKLEQEITELKRKDAELKQLSHTEDHSQFLHSCPSVSALSESPHSSSIKIRLLRHFEDMTAAVSELRDKLQDILREEWTNISLRVAEVDVLLPQPEPEPTSRAGFLRYSCEITLDPNTAHRELLLSEGNRKVRYMNHPQSYSHHPDRFTEWSQVLSRESDWTLLLGVSENQIPQAGCQVPISLHVPSDNDHE; from the coding sequence ATGGTGCAaaaaggagttcagctggaccGAAAAAGCTTCTCCTGTTCAATGtgcctggatctgctgaaggatccggtgactattccctgtggacacagctactgcaggaGCTGTATTAAAGCccactgggatggagaggagcagaggggaatccacagctgccctcagtgcaggaaaACTTTCAAACCGAGGCCTGTCCTGGGGAAaagcaccatgttagctgatttagtggagcagctgaagaagactggacctcctgctgatcactgctatgctggacctgaagatgtggcctgtgatgtctgctctgGGAGAAAACTGAAAGCCACCAAGTCCTGTTTAATCTGTCTGGCCTCTTTCTGTGAGAagcaccttcagcctcattatgattcagctccattcaggaaacacaagctggtggagccctccaagaagctccaggagaacatctgctctgttcatggtgaggtgatgaagatgttctgccgtactgatcagaagtccatctgttatctctgctctgtggaggaacataaaggccacgacacagtgtcagctgcagcagaaaggactgagaggcagagagagctggaggggagtcggcagcagatccagcagagaatccaggacgcagagaaagatgtgaagctgcttcagcagcagctggaggccatccatcggtctgctgataaaacagtggagcacagccagaagatcttcaccgagctgatccgtctcctccagaaaagaagctctgatgtgaagcagcagatcagatcccagcaggaagctgaagggagtcgagtcaaagagcttcaggagaagctggagcaggagatcactgagctgaagaggaaagatgctgagctgaagcagctctcacacacagaggatcacagccagtttctgcacagctgcccctcagtgtcagcactcagtgagtctccacactcatccagcatcaaGATCCGTcttctgaggcactttgaggatatgacagcagctgtgtcagagctcagagataaactacaggacatcctgagagaggaatggaccaacatctcactgagagtcgctgaagtggatgttttactgccacaaccagaaccagaaccaacgagcagagctggattcttaagatattcatgtgaaatcacactggatccaaacacagcacacagagagctgttactgtcagaggggaacagaaaagtgagaTATATGAATCATCCTCAGTCTTATTCtcatcatccagacagattcactgaGTGGtctcaggtcctgagcagagagtctgactggacgttgttactgggag